The DNA window CGCGGTCACTCTGCCACCACACCGAATCCGATTCCCGGCACCGGCGTGCCGGCCCTGAAGGGATAACAATGTTCGAGTTCAGCGTCATCGGCGGAAAGACCGCCCGCGACATCATCGGCCGCACGCGGCAGCAGATCGTCACGGAGGTGCGCGAGACCTATCTGACCCACCACGCGGGCGAGTCGGTCAACCCCAACAGCTACTTCCTGCGCTTCCCCGACAAGCCCGACAGCCGCATCATCGCCCTGCCCGCCTACCTGGGCGGCAAGACGGACGTGGCCGGCATCAAGTGGATCAGCAGCTTCCCGGGCAACATCGACAAGAGCTTCCCGCGCGCCTCGGCCGCCCTGCTGCTCAACGACTACGAGACCGGCTACCCCTTCGCCTGCCTCGAGGCCTCCCAGATCAGCGCCGCCCGCACCGCCGCCTCCGCGGTCCTGGCCGCGGAGCAGCTCACCGGCGGACGCACCGCCCGGCGGCTGACCATCGTCGGCGCCGGCATCATCGCCCGCAACATCCTGGAGTTCTTCACCGCCCAGGAGTGGGCCGTGGAGGAGCTGGTCATCCACGACCGGCTGCCCGAGTACAGCAAGGCCTTCGCCGAGTACGCCGGCTCGTCCCTGGGCTACCGGACTACGACCGAGGACGACCTGACCGCCGCCCTGACCGGCTCCGACCTGGTCGTCTTCGCCACGACGGCAGGCGAGCCCTACGTCACCGACGCCGCCACCTTCACCGCCGGCCAGGTCGTGCTGAACGTCTCGCTGCGCGACATCGGCCCGGAGATCATCCT is part of the Streptomyces roseifaciens genome and encodes:
- the sbnB gene encoding 2,3-diaminopropionate biosynthesis protein SbnB; translation: MFEFSVIGGKTARDIIGRTRQQIVTEVRETYLTHHAGESVNPNSYFLRFPDKPDSRIIALPAYLGGKTDVAGIKWISSFPGNIDKSFPRASAALLLNDYETGYPFACLEASQISAARTAASAVLAAEQLTGGRTARRLTIVGAGIIARNILEFFTAQEWAVEELVIHDRLPEYSKAFAEYAGSSLGYRTTTEDDLTAALTGSDLVVFATTAGEPYVTDAATFTAGQVVLNVSLRDIGPEIILGAQNILDDIGHCMTANTSPHLAEQKYGHRDFIDGTLAEVILGDVRPDRERPVIFSPFGLGVLDLAVGMHVYRTARESGETVDVPDFFGETRRW